The Phycisphaerae bacterium genome includes a window with the following:
- a CDS encoding beta-hydroxyacyl-ACP dehydratase, whose amino-acid sequence MPPALLFDLTQIDLTAKPVFDKESIGKVNPQRFEMQQLDGILWYDKEKMLVLGYKDITENEFWIRGHIPGRPLMPGVIMIECAAQLLSFFVRYILGEDVFIGFASIDSAKFRATVLPGQRLLLLGRITKFRPGRKYDAYIQGIVDDKMAFETEVSGMAV is encoded by the coding sequence ATGCCACCTGCATTATTGTTTGATTTAACTCAAATAGACCTTACGGCAAAGCCAGTCTTCGACAAAGAATCGATTGGCAAAGTAAATCCCCAAAGGTTTGAGATGCAACAGCTTGATGGTATCCTTTGGTATGACAAAGAAAAAATGCTGGTTCTGGGTTATAAGGATATAACGGAGAACGAGTTCTGGATTCGGGGCCATATTCCCGGTCGGCCGCTGATGCCGGGGGTGATAATGATAGAATGTGCAGCGCAGCTGCTCAGCTTCTTCGTCAGGTATATTTTAGGCGAGGATGTTTTCATAGGCTTTGCAAGCATCGATTCCGCTAAGTTTCGAGCAACTGTTCTGCCGGGACAACGACTGCTGCTATTGGGCAGAATTACGAAATTCCGGCCGGGGCGCAAATATGACGCTTATATTCAGGGCATTGTCGATGATAAAATGGCCTTTGAGACCGAGGTTTCGGGAATGGCGGTTTGA
- a CDS encoding flavodoxin domain-containing protein translates to MAKGIVVYYSRSGNTKEMADLIAQSMNEAGLPTDCKSVEKVKADDLLKYDAIVIGSPTYYGHMAGPIKQLFDDMVAFHGQLDGKIGAAFSSAANIGGGNETTIIGIIEAMLIAGMVVWGDPQGDHYGPVSISKPDERVKRQCQRRGQRIAELTKKLH, encoded by the coding sequence ATGGCAAAAGGGATAGTTGTTTATTATTCGAGAAGCGGAAATACGAAAGAAATGGCGGATCTGATAGCCCAGTCAATGAATGAGGCCGGTCTGCCGACCGACTGCAAATCTGTCGAGAAGGTCAAGGCAGATGACCTGCTCAAATATGACGCGATAGTCATCGGCTCGCCGACCTATTACGGCCATATGGCAGGGCCTATTAAGCAGTTGTTCGACGACATGGTTGCCTTCCATGGCCAACTCGACGGCAAAATAGGGGCGGCCTTTAGCAGCGCAGCAAATATCGGCGGCGGTAACGAAACTACAATCATAGGCATAATAGAAGCGATGCTCATCGCCGGTATGGTTGTCTGGGGCGACCCGCAAGGCGATCACTACGGGCCGGTATCTATCAGTAAGCCCGATGAGAGGGTTAAACGGCAATGCCAGCGGCGGGGGCAGAGAATTGCAGAATTAACGAAAAAACTCCATTAA
- a CDS encoding HAD family hydrolase, protein MSIKAVIFDLDGTITQPFFDFDAIREEMGLDKNSGPILESMQKMSPSQRKDAERILHYHEEKAVMESKLNDGTKKTLESLRKAKIKIGILTRNKSYNALAIAEKHGLQFDAIVDRDDGPVKPDAFGVLRICEKFGIRPQEALMVGDYLFDLQCAKAAGAVAVLLTNHERADEFAKQADFCIERIDQILEIVEKSDDRSKIG, encoded by the coding sequence ATGTCTATCAAAGCTGTGATATTTGATTTGGATGGGACGATAACCCAACCGTTTTTTGACTTTGATGCCATTCGTGAAGAGATGGGGCTGGATAAAAATTCCGGTCCAATTCTGGAATCGATGCAGAAGATGTCGCCGAGTCAGCGCAAAGATGCAGAAAGGATATTGCACTATCACGAAGAAAAGGCGGTGATGGAATCCAAGCTTAACGACGGCACCAAGAAAACACTTGAATCGCTTCGCAAGGCAAAAATTAAAATCGGGATTTTGACACGTAATAAAAGTTACAATGCGCTTGCTATCGCTGAAAAGCACGGACTGCAATTCGATGCTATTGTTGACAGGGACGACGGTCCGGTCAAGCCGGATGCATTCGGTGTGCTGCGGATATGTGAGAAGTTTGGCATAAGGCCGCAAGAAGCCTTAATGGTCGGCGATTATCTTTTCGATTTGCAGTGCGCCAAGGCCGCTGGCGCTGTTGCGGTACTTTTGACCAATCACGAGCGGGCGGATGAATTTGCAAAGCAAGCGGATTTTTGTATTGAAAGAATAGACCAGATACTTGAGATTGTTGAGAAATCAGATGACAGGAGTAAAATCGGCTGA
- a CDS encoding histone H1 encodes MQEYEALKALVAETEADISKAEGGNKAAGTRVRKQMQKIKQASQVVRSRILEIRSAE; translated from the coding sequence ATGCAAGAGTATGAAGCTCTAAAAGCACTGGTTGCAGAAACAGAAGCTGACATCAGCAAAGCCGAAGGCGGAAACAAGGCAGCAGGGACGCGCGTCCGCAAACAAATGCAGAAGATAAAACAAGCTTCTCAAGTTGTTCGCAGCCGCATTCTCGAAATCAGGTCAGCCGAGTAG